The sequence ATAGGTCTACGGGGTGATACCTTCTTTTGCTTCCTGCCCGAAGAGATGAAGAAGGGCCATGTTTTAACTCCCGATAGCGAGTAATAATCACTATTCCGAAAAATAGATAGCGAGCTAATACGGCTCACCAAATTGGACAAAGGGGGAAATTTTCCCCCTTTGTTGTTCCCTTTTGCAGTAAATAAAAGTTGGAAATATTGCCATTGGTATTCCGTAGAAAGAACATATAATTGTTTTTACTAATTTGAACACCTCAATAATGCCATTTGATCATGACGCGTTTGTTGAAAATTGTCCTTTTCTCAAGCTTGTTTCTACTTCACCTTTCCATGGTAATGGCACAGGGGCGTCCATTCTCTTCGGGCGAAAAGTTGCACTATAAGGCCATCTATAATTGGGGATTTTTTTGGATCGAAGCGGGAGAGGTTGACTTTAGCGTTACATCAGAAACTACGTTGGGGAATCCGCGATATATATTTAAATCGTCAGGGCAGAGCTTGCCCAACTACGACTGGATATATAGGGTTAGGGATAGATTTGAATCGGTTGTCGATTCTGCAACATTACGGCCTTATTCGTTTACAAAGGAGAGCAACGAGGGTAATTTTAGGATTTGGAATAGCTACAGCTTTAACTACGAAACCAACAAATTGATGGTTCAGTCCGAAACATCGACTCGGAGACGTCAATCCGACACCTTAGCGTTAAACAACTACGTTTTTGATGTATTAACCGGTGTTTACTATGCACGATGTTTGGACTATTCTCACTACTCATACGGTCAAAAGATATATATCAATATCGCTATCGATAATAAAATTTACACGCTATACGGACGATTTTTGGGCAAGGAAATGTTAACTCTCCACGATGGAAGGACTTTCCATACCTTAAAGTTCTCTGTTCTTTTGGTTGAAGGAACAATATTCAAAGGCGGGGAGGATCTTGTAGTTTGGATTTCCGACGATCGAAATAAGATTCCCATAATGGTGGAGGCCAGTATTTTAGTTGGTAAAGTGAAAGCGGTATTGGAAACAGCTCATGGGTTAAAATATCCAATGAGCAGCTTTGTAGAGCCAATATCAAAACCTTGAGGCCAATAAGTTTTACTCCTTCACTAAATTCCCTGTACCGTCCTTGCTGAGAGCTATTGTTGGATTTCCGCTATATA is a genomic window of Williamwhitmania sp. containing:
- a CDS encoding DUF3108 domain-containing protein — protein: MTRLLKIVLFSSLFLLHLSMVMAQGRPFSSGEKLHYKAIYNWGFFWIEAGEVDFSVTSETTLGNPRYIFKSSGQSLPNYDWIYRVRDRFESVVDSATLRPYSFTKESNEGNFRIWNSYSFNYETNKLMVQSETSTRRRQSDTLALNNYVFDVLTGVYYARCLDYSHYSYGQKIYINIAIDNKIYTLYGRFLGKEMLTLHDGRTFHTLKFSVLLVEGTIFKGGEDLVVWISDDRNKIPIMVEASILVGKVKAVLETAHGLKYPMSSFVEPISKP